Genomic window (Streptomyces sp. NBC_00078):
CGGGGGTGTGCGCCCAGAAGTCCCAGACGTTGTCCGGCTCCTGGCGGCCCGTGAAGGGGTCGCGCTTCTGCGAGTGGATGAAGTCCGGGAACTTGAGCGGGTCCTTGATGAAGAAGACCGGGGTGTTGTTCCCGACGAGGTCGTAATTGCCCTCTTCCGTATAGAACTTGACCGCGAAGCCGCGCGGGTCGCGGACGGCGTCCGCGCCGCCGAGCGAGTCGGCCACGGTCGAGAAGCGCAGGAAGACCTCGGTTCGCTTGCCCACGGCGCTCAGGAAGTCGGCGTGGGTGAACCCGGCGACGTCGTCCGTCACCTCGAAGTAGCCGTAGGCGCCGGAGCCGCGGGCGTGCACCACGCGCTCCGGGATGCGCTCACGGTTGAAGCGCGCCAGCTTCTCCAGGAGATGCTGGTCCTGGAGGAGGAGCGGGCCGCCGATGCCGGCGGAGGCTGAGTTCTGGTTGTCGGCGACCGGGGCGCCGGACTCCGTGGTGAGAGTTCTCGCCGTGAGTACGCGCTTCGACATCGTGGACCTTCCGTGCGGGCGTCAGCGGAAAACTGTTTCCGCTTCGTGGAGCCTAGGTTTGGAACATGTGGAGCGTCAACAGTTTGTTGAAGTGGTTTCCGGGCGACGCCACCGCCTGGGCGCGACAGGACAGATGTCAGCGGCGGCGCCGCCCGGAAGCTTTGTGCGCCTGGATCAGACCTGGGCGCCGGAGAGGCGCTCGACGGCCCGCAGCAGCGCCGAGTGGTCCAGGCCGCCGTCGCCCTGTGTGCGGAGGCTGGCGACCAGCTGGGCGACCATGGCGCCGACCGGCAGCGCGGCCCCGACGTTGCGGGCGGCGTCGGTGACGATCCCCATGTCCTTGTGGTGCAGGTCGATGCGGAAGCCGGGCTTGAAGTCGCGGCCGAGGAAGTTGTCCTTCTTGCGCGTCAGCACGGTCGATCCCGCGAGGCCGCCGTTGAGAACGTCCAGTGCTGCCTTCAGGTCCACGCCCGACTTCTCCAGGAAGACCACAGCCTCGGCGCACGCCTGGATGTTCACGGCGACGATCAGCTGGTTGGCGGCCTTCACGGTCTGACCCGAGCCGTGCGGACCGCACAGCACGATGGTCTTGCCGAGCGCTTCGAGGATCGGCTTCGCCAGGTCGAAGTCGGCCTGCTCGCCGCCGACCATGATCGACAGTACGGCCTCGACGGCGCCGGCCTCACCGCCGGACACGGGGGCGTCCAGTACGCGGACGCCCTTGTCCTTGGCGGCCTTCGCGAGGTCGACCGAGGTCTGCGGCGTGATGGACGACATGTCGATCAGCAGCGCACCGGAGCGCGCGTTCTCCAGGATGCC
Coding sequences:
- a CDS encoding 2-hydroxy-3-oxopropionate reductase → MSTLPKIAWIGLGIMGSPMSENLIKAGYDVTGFTLEQDKLDRLAAAGGSVAGSIAEAVRDADVIITMVPASPQVEAISYGPDGILENARSGALLIDMSSITPQTSVDLAKAAKDKGVRVLDAPVSGGEAGAVEAVLSIMVGGEQADFDLAKPILEALGKTIVLCGPHGSGQTVKAANQLIVAVNIQACAEAVVFLEKSGVDLKAALDVLNGGLAGSTVLTRKKDNFLGRDFKPGFRIDLHHKDMGIVTDAARNVGAALPVGAMVAQLVASLRTQGDGGLDHSALLRAVERLSGAQV